The proteins below are encoded in one region of Ferruginibacter lapsinanis:
- a CDS encoding beta strand repeat-containing protein — protein MNICKANNGLSINRNVKKLLFTFLTFFALINVYAANISSNAVTGNWNSTASWAGGVIPAAGDNVTIVSGANITVSVAITQTGTITVNSGGTLTLGATLTSNGSSITINGTLNCGANIINGSSNFTLSSANTAILMIGSPNGITTTGTASGSIQNSGATRSFGASAAYVYNGTANQVTGNGLPASIGALVINNSGAASNNIVTLTTSPLEIKANPAAGSLTLTQGIFKIGAGNTLNFNNNSSTNSLANNGGDLATTGTNGADGGKIVLLNGSGANFTISGSSTVHFYDLSFGTAVGGGNRNVVQSTANTVIINGTLTMQDNQSKWSTNSPAYGSNATLFVNNNGQGYTPGAGQRLEWMAMSSGTIGTTAGYPNNVTLVNMGTSQNNGCGFGPSGTWCINGTLSVGDGTTAGMATLQSMTAFTCGGITIDNNSTLKHASETFTVKGNWRQQGTTVGVFSPTSTSSSAIIFGGSGTSVSPQTISISSGTVLFGTGANFSDVTINNGTYVKLNSPATIFSTKKLTLTSGILETSSTNILSITNTATTGISGTGSSTNFINGPVKWSLLNSGTNTYTFPVGSGTTYLPLVLSSKNTAAGNVATVTAFATNSLGSADGTTLTSISNTEYWSMTTSAGLGTTGSSISISRQTAISPLDAIGKSTSANGIYSSLAGSAGTYGVTGSNDIGTASPWFFVLAKIIPPPPTVTTVAASSIGTTSATLNATINAYGQSTATSFEYGTTVSYGSSVTGSPATVTGTGNTSVTGAISGLIPNTLYDFRANGVYGSSITVNGSNLTFTTLSNAPTVGMVSAITTTGFTANWTAPTGQGSEAFTYTIQVSTDPTFATGNTTVTGISSGTLTYAFTGSSATTYYYHVLIVNAGGSSAWSATSAAVTTTFTVGPSCSNGTGASNSPSTIKFTSSNPAIDGGVDALWSNAPANNISQSTVGSYTTTNGTSTWKALYTADTLYMLVQITDANLWSTNTTVPGDTWRSDGIEIYLDGNNSKGTSYDNYNDVQIRINWGTGTVSGVGTPTPTSIPINYRIPTVTGGYLLEIAIPWTGIVTTGIADGKQIGLDVEVNDNDNGVDRTSQGGWYTSNSQAFNNASLFGTAGLTLCQVPVVINPTATNITASSADLGATVSVANGTLVSGGHGTAYNTSTGVTSQNASGISGTAVVGTPFSHTVSGLSPQTYYYYVGYATNQSGTGISTEGAFWSLSNPPTAQPAFTTASATCSSVTLNWNTATFPVSGATATGYILLRKQGASPTTSGIVNATAPGNFSLPSGTTLVTVITSGSTLTYTNTSLTAGTTYSFLLVPFTWDNVHDSTRNYLTNSTPPSQSITLSTSGTWLGVNTNWNDSQNWCNGVPTSADDVVVPDYGVGGIYPIITSGVAATCKNYNMAVNASVTIDSGGSLAISGTYTSNGTLINNGDVLLNSSSVAQSFPGATGSITAMNNLTVNNTSGLGVTFDKDFFITGALTPTAGNIDVNNALVTLISTATATARVGIVASNINYTGTGQFCIERYLPMLTSSSGRRWRLLGVPISSINAPTINAAWQEGATPTPTTTSATSGVSIYNPKPGYGTHITNGTGSSNNANGFDAGSTSNPSIYKMDPGTGTWTVPSSTGVTITNNKAYMIFVRGDRSIQVSNQYINTTGGNNMRIKGRINTGNDTVGITGAGKYVVSNPYPSAISFNNIDFMGLTPGVTSGVEYYMWDPKLLGSKNVGGFVTFSSAGGGTYTKVPYTAYPGGSTGISAYSNTGIIESGGAFMIESAGAGSIIFHETDKITANSTVGIASRPLPQSRPQNQPSEFYINLLYKDGQDSSILADGVAATFSNNYHNEVDEQDAPKMQTFQTKEKISLVRDNNILAIERRAAITMEDTIFLQLIKLDFNYRYQLHLFGKDFAADLDAFLIDKYLQQVFPLTTSGLTRHDFETNGDANSLAADRFMVVFKLKAGAPLPVKFIDVNAWQNTETINVQWNVAEDRVKEYQIERSIDGIHFVQVGIVAASGKSTYNWIDEQANAGVNYYRIISIGNAADRSYSKVVSVRLTINKNMSVVIYPNPIKNNQINLYLKNMLEGEYNVRVLNSVGQLMTKDAIIIKNADLLHQTIGIKKVMVKSVYYLEITGPGNFKKMIEIKN, from the coding sequence ATGAACATTTGTAAGGCAAATAATGGACTATCTATAAACAGAAATGTAAAAAAACTGCTATTTACTTTTTTGACTTTTTTTGCATTGATTAATGTTTATGCTGCAAATATCAGTTCAAATGCTGTTACGGGTAACTGGAATTCTACGGCTTCATGGGCGGGTGGGGTGATACCGGCAGCTGGGGATAATGTTACCATTGTAAGTGGTGCAAATATTACTGTGTCGGTGGCAATTACTCAAACCGGAACAATTACAGTTAACTCGGGAGGGACGTTAACCTTAGGAGCTACATTAACGAGTAATGGCAGTAGCATTACGATTAATGGAACATTAAACTGTGGCGCAAATATCATCAACGGTAGCAGCAATTTTACTTTATCAAGTGCCAATACCGCCATATTAATGATTGGTAGCCCTAATGGTATTACTACTACCGGAACAGCTTCTGGTAGTATTCAAAATTCTGGGGCCACCCGATCTTTTGGAGCAAGTGCGGCTTATGTGTATAATGGTACAGCCAATCAGGTTACAGGAAACGGTTTGCCGGCTTCGATCGGTGCTTTGGTAATTAATAATTCAGGCGCAGCTTCTAACAACATAGTAACCTTAACAACAAGCCCTCTGGAAATTAAAGCCAATCCGGCAGCCGGCTCTCTTACTTTAACACAAGGTATTTTCAAAATAGGAGCAGGGAATACACTCAACTTTAATAACAACAGTAGTACAAATTCTCTTGCAAATAATGGAGGAGATCTTGCCACAACAGGAACCAATGGTGCAGATGGTGGTAAAATAGTTTTACTGAATGGTAGTGGAGCAAATTTTACAATATCCGGTTCAAGTACAGTTCATTTCTATGATCTTTCTTTCGGTACTGCGGTTGGTGGAGGAAATAGAAATGTGGTTCAAAGTACAGCAAATACTGTTATCATCAATGGTACTTTAACAATGCAGGATAATCAGTCTAAATGGTCGACCAATTCTCCCGCTTATGGTTCAAACGCTACTTTATTTGTAAATAATAACGGACAAGGATATACGCCGGGGGCAGGCCAAAGATTAGAGTGGATGGCAATGTCGTCTGGAACAATTGGAACAACTGCCGGTTATCCGAATAATGTTACATTGGTAAATATGGGGACCTCACAAAATAATGGGTGTGGTTTTGGTCCTTCCGGTACCTGGTGTATTAATGGAACGTTGTCGGTTGGGGATGGTACAACGGCAGGGATGGCTACTTTACAATCAATGACAGCATTTACTTGTGGAGGGATAACAATTGATAATAATTCAACACTGAAGCATGCTTCTGAAACTTTTACTGTAAAAGGAAATTGGCGTCAGCAAGGCACAACAGTAGGTGTCTTTTCACCTACATCAACGAGTTCTTCTGCAATTATTTTTGGTGGCAGCGGAACATCGGTCTCTCCGCAAACAATTAGTATTTCATCAGGAACTGTATTGTTTGGAACAGGGGCTAATTTTTCAGATGTTACAATCAATAATGGTACCTATGTAAAATTAAACAGCCCTGCAACAATCTTCAGTACAAAAAAACTTACCCTTACATCTGGTATTTTGGAAACAAGTTCAACCAATATACTCAGTATCACTAATACAGCTACTACAGGTATTTCGGGAACAGGGTCAAGTACTAATTTTATCAATGGTCCTGTCAAATGGAGTTTACTTAACAGTGGCACCAATACCTATACTTTTCCTGTAGGATCAGGGACTACTTATTTACCTTTAGTTTTAAGTTCAAAAAATACTGCTGCAGGTAATGTTGCCACTGTAACTGCTTTTGCAACAAATTCTTTAGGTAGTGCGGATGGAACTACACTTACATCAATCAGCAATACTGAGTATTGGTCGATGACTACTTCTGCCGGTTTAGGAACAACAGGAAGCTCAATTTCTATTTCAAGACAAACAGCTATTTCTCCATTAGATGCAATAGGAAAAAGTACATCAGCTAATGGAATATATTCATCATTGGCAGGGTCAGCAGGTACTTATGGAGTAACAGGCTCAAACGATATAGGAACAGCATCGCCATGGTTTTTTGTATTGGCTAAAATTATTCCGCCGCCGCCTACTGTCACTACTGTTGCAGCTTCATCAATTGGTACAACTTCGGCTACATTAAATGCTACGATAAATGCTTATGGACAATCAACAGCAACATCTTTTGAATATGGTACCACAGTTAGTTACGGAAGTTCTGTTACCGGTTCGCCTGCTACAGTAACCGGTACGGGCAATACCAGCGTTACCGGGGCAATAAGCGGATTGATCCCAAATACGTTGTATGATTTCAGAGCGAATGGTGTATATGGTTCCAGCATCACTGTTAATGGAAGTAATCTTACTTTTACTACCTTATCAAATGCACCAACGGTTGGTATGGTAAGTGCTATTACCACAACAGGTTTTACTGCTAATTGGACAGCACCTACAGGGCAAGGTAGCGAAGCATTTACTTATACGATCCAGGTATCTACTGATCCAACATTTGCAACTGGCAATACGACTGTAACAGGCATTTCTTCTGGAACGCTTACTTATGCCTTCACCGGGTCATCAGCAACAACATACTATTATCATGTGTTAATAGTCAATGCTGGAGGGTCTTCAGCCTGGTCAGCTACAAGTGCAGCAGTAACAACAACTTTTACTGTAGGGCCTAGTTGTTCAAATGGTACAGGTGCATCTAATTCTCCTTCAACAATAAAATTCACTTCATCAAACCCCGCAATAGATGGAGGGGTAGATGCATTGTGGTCAAATGCCCCGGCTAACAATATTTCACAAAGCACTGTGGGGTCGTATACCACTACTAACGGTACTTCTACCTGGAAGGCTTTGTATACTGCAGATACTTTGTATATGTTGGTTCAAATAACTGATGCTAATCTTTGGAGCACCAATACAACTGTACCCGGAGATACCTGGAGATCTGACGGGATAGAAATTTATCTAGATGGAAATAATAGCAAAGGAACCAGTTATGATAATTATAATGATGTACAGATAAGGATAAACTGGGGTACCGGAACAGTGTCTGGTGTTGGTACCCCTACGCCCACATCAATCCCTATTAATTATCGGATCCCTACTGTTACCGGTGGTTATCTTTTGGAAATTGCTATACCATGGACTGGCATAGTTACAACAGGTATCGCTGATGGTAAACAAATAGGGTTGGACGTTGAAGTTAATGACAATGACAATGGAGTTGATCGTACCTCACAAGGCGGATGGTATACGTCGAATAGCCAGGCATTTAATAATGCCAGCCTGTTTGGTACAGCAGGTTTAACACTATGTCAGGTGCCTGTGGTTATTAATCCAACTGCGACAAATATCACAGCCAGTTCTGCAGATCTTGGCGCAACTGTTTCAGTAGCAAATGGAACGTTGGTTTCGGGTGGTCATGGTACTGCATACAATACCTCAACAGGAGTTACTTCTCAGAATGCATCTGGAATAAGTGGTACAGCCGTTGTTGGTACACCATTTTCACATACGGTTTCTGGGTTGAGTCCACAAACATATTATTACTATGTTGGTTATGCCACCAATCAGTCGGGAACAGGAATAAGTACAGAAGGGGCATTCTGGTCATTATCAAATCCTCCTACGGCGCAACCTGCTTTCACAACGGCATCGGCTACGTGCAGTTCTGTAACATTGAATTGGAATACAGCTACCTTTCCCGTTTCGGGAGCAACTGCAACAGGATATATTTTGCTGCGTAAGCAAGGAGCTAGCCCAACAACTTCAGGTATTGTAAATGCAACAGCTCCGGGAAATTTTTCTTTGCCATCTGGAACAACTTTAGTTACTGTCATTACAAGTGGCAGCACACTTACTTATACCAATACATCTCTTACAGCTGGAACTACTTATAGCTTTTTATTGGTTCCATTTACATGGGATAATGTACATGATTCTACACGTAATTATTTAACTAATTCAACTCCGCCTTCGCAATCGATCACATTGAGTACTTCAGGCACATGGCTTGGAGTAAATACCAATTGGAATGATAGTCAGAACTGGTGCAATGGAGTTCCTACTTCTGCTGATGATGTGGTAGTGCCAGATTATGGAGTGGGGGGTATCTATCCAATAATTACTTCAGGTGTAGCTGCCACCTGTAAGAATTATAATATGGCAGTTAACGCGTCTGTAACCATAGATAGTGGAGGCTCATTAGCGATTAGTGGTACTTATACAAGCAATGGTACACTGATCAATAATGGAGATGTCCTGCTGAACAGTAGCAGTGTTGCTCAGAGTTTTCCTGGTGCAACCGGTTCCATAACGGCAATGAATAACCTAACTGTAAATAATACATCTGGTTTAGGAGTTACGTTTGATAAGGACTTTTTCATTACAGGGGCACTTACACCAACAGCTGGTAACATTGATGTAAATAATGCATTGGTAACATTGATCTCTACAGCCACTGCTACGGCCCGGGTGGGCATTGTAGCCAGTAATATTAACTATACAGGGACAGGACAGTTTTGCATAGAAAGATATTTGCCTATGTTGACTTCCTCTTCAGGCAGAAGATGGCGTTTGCTGGGAGTGCCGATTAGTAGTATAAATGCACCTACCATCAACGCAGCATGGCAGGAAGGAGCAACTCCAACGCCTACCACTACAAGTGCTACGTCGGGAGTAAGTATCTACAATCCAAAGCCGGGATATGGTACACATATTACTAATGGGACAGGTAGCTCAAATAATGCAAATGGTTTTGATGCAGGCTCTACATCTAATCCATCTATTTATAAGATGGACCCGGGTACCGGAACATGGACAGTTCCTTCATCAACCGGAGTGACGATTACTAACAATAAGGCGTACATGATTTTTGTTAGAGGAGACAGAAGTATCCAGGTTTCTAATCAATACATCAATACTACGGGAGGAAATAATATGCGGATAAAAGGGCGTATTAATACGGGTAATGATACGGTAGGAATTACCGGAGCCGGAAAATATGTTGTGAGTAATCCTTATCCGTCTGCTATCAGTTTTAATAATATAGATTTTATGGGATTGACACCAGGCGTTACTTCAGGTGTTGAATATTATATGTGGGATCCGAAATTATTAGGTAGTAAAAATGTGGGAGGGTTTGTAACATTTAGTAGTGCTGGTGGGGGAACCTACACCAAAGTTCCTTACACTGCATATCCGGGAGGAAGCACGGGGATCAGTGCATACAGCAATACTGGTATTATAGAATCCGGAGGAGCATTCATGATTGAATCTGCCGGAGCAGGTAGTATTATCTTTCATGAAACAGATAAAATAACAGCTAATTCAACAGTAGGTATAGCCAGCAGACCTTTGCCGCAAAGCAGACCGCAAAATCAACCATCAGAATTTTATATCAATTTGTTATACAAAGATGGGCAAGACAGCAGCATATTAGCAGATGGCGTGGCAGCTACATTCAGTAATAACTATCATAATGAAGTAGATGAACAAGATGCACCTAAAATGCAAACATTCCAAACAAAAGAAAAGATAAGTTTAGTAAGAGATAATAATATTTTGGCTATCGAGCGAAGAGCTGCGATCACAATGGAGGATACTATCTTTTTGCAATTGATCAAACTTGATTTTAATTACAGATATCAGTTGCATCTATTTGGGAAAGACTTTGCTGCTGATCTTGATGCATTTCTTATTGATAAATATTTGCAACAGGTGTTTCCATTGACCACATCAGGGTTAACCAGGCATGATTTTGAAACAAATGGAGATGCAAATAGTCTTGCGGCTGATAGGTTTATGGTTGTCTTTAAATTAAAAGCCGGAGCTCCACTTCCGGTTAAGTTTATTGATGTAAACGCCTGGCAGAATACTGAAACAATCAATGTTCAGTGGAACGTAGCAGAAGATAGAGTGAAGGAATACCAAATTGAAAGATCAATTGATGGAATTCATTTTGTACAGGTAGGAATCGTTGCTGCCAGCGGTAAAAGTACTTATAACTGGATAGACGAACAGGCGAATGCAGGGGTGAATTATTATCGCATAATCAGTATAGGGAATGCAGCAGATAGATCATACAGCAAAGTGGTGAGTGTGAGATTAACGATAAATAAAAATATGTCCGTTGTTATTTATCCTAATCCTATAAAAAATAATCAGATCAATTTGTATTTGAAAAATATGTTGGAGGGGGAATATAATGTTAGGGTACTAAATTCAGTCGGACAATTAATGACGAAAGATGCGATTATCATCAAAAATGCGGATCTGTTACATCAAACAATAGGGATAAAAAAAGTGATGGTGAAAAGTGTCTACTATCTTGAAATTACTGGTCCTGGTAATTTCAAAAAAATGATAGAAATAAAGAACTAA
- a CDS encoding PorP/SprF family type IX secretion system membrane protein, which produces MLTIRFFRLLPLFLLINVLAFAQQKPHYTQYILNNYILNPALSGIENYVDVKFSHRHQWVGLQDAPVTTYFTIQGPIGKKDYKTNATTLFEVPGDNPRGNDYWQNYEASAPHHGIGMQIINDRTGAFNNFSAFATYAYHMGVGKKTNLSAGIGLGVSKLSLDPGKLNFGTSQPNDPSVFGNDEISASRMDMNAGLWLYSDKYFVGLAANQLIPHKLDFSDGQLIVTEKGKMVPHIFATAGYRLLLNEDINLIPSVMVKSIGSLPIQLDINAKAQFRDFLLIGASYRAKYGFAGMAGINILSGLTISYSYDYSTTQINTVSQGTHEVVLGFIIGNKYNSDTCPKNVW; this is translated from the coding sequence ATGCTTACTATAAGATTTTTTCGATTATTGCCGCTTTTTTTGTTGATCAATGTATTAGCATTTGCTCAGCAAAAGCCCCATTATACGCAGTATATTCTGAATAATTATATTTTGAATCCTGCATTATCAGGCATAGAAAATTATGTTGATGTAAAATTTAGTCATAGACATCAATGGGTAGGATTACAGGATGCACCTGTCACTACATACTTTACTATTCAGGGGCCGATAGGTAAGAAGGATTACAAGACAAATGCAACTACGCTTTTTGAAGTGCCCGGAGACAATCCAAGAGGTAATGATTATTGGCAGAACTATGAGGCCTCGGCTCCACATCATGGAATTGGAATGCAAATAATTAATGACAGAACGGGTGCCTTTAATAATTTTTCTGCTTTTGCTACATACGCTTATCATATGGGCGTGGGCAAAAAAACGAATTTGTCTGCCGGTATTGGATTAGGGGTAAGTAAACTAAGTTTAGATCCTGGCAAGTTAAATTTCGGCACATCACAACCAAATGATCCTTCTGTTTTCGGAAATGACGAGATAAGTGCTTCCAGGATGGATATGAATGCAGGACTATGGCTTTATTCAGATAAATATTTTGTAGGACTTGCAGCTAATCAACTCATTCCGCATAAATTGGATTTTTCTGACGGACAACTAATTGTTACTGAAAAAGGGAAAATGGTTCCTCACATATTTGCTACAGCAGGGTATCGTTTATTGTTAAATGAGGATATCAATCTTATCCCGTCCGTAATGGTGAAATCGATAGGGTCATTACCTATACAATTGGATATAAATGCAAAGGCTCAGTTCAGAGACTTTCTTTTAATAGGAGCCAGCTATAGAGCTAAATACGGATTTGCAGGAATGGCGGGGATCAACATATTAAGTGGTTTAACCATTTCCTATTCTTATGATTATTCTACGACGCAGATAAATACAGTAAGTCAAGGTACCCATGAAGTAGTGCTTGGCTTTATTATCGGCAACAAATACAATAGTGATACCTGCCCAAAAAATGTTTGGTAG
- a CDS encoding PorP/SprF family type IX secretion system membrane protein — MKLKKIFSVLMLSSCFANAGAQQVFKISQFTQHNYLFNPAAAGANDIASVGVTYRKMWSGITGGPQTVLLFADKYFAKKNTGVGFFLYDDKTGPTSRTGGELNLSYSVKLGSDSKRLMLGLAGEVLQYKIDKAAMQNYIPDDPLLASSGSTIKGDAAAGIYYKSPTLNLGVSIKNILQSKLEFIKGSTNPSGKLYRHYYFMGSYNWKVDEDNVIVPNALVQYLPNAPVDVQAGVRLEHKDLLWVGGNYTYKQSYSLFAGVKINHKLAIGYGYDQYNTPLSIFDNGGDAHEIMIRYFFLK, encoded by the coding sequence ATGAAACTTAAAAAAATATTTTCTGTATTAATGCTTAGCAGTTGTTTTGCGAATGCAGGGGCACAACAGGTTTTTAAAATAAGTCAATTTACTCAGCATAATTATTTATTCAATCCTGCGGCGGCAGGTGCTAATGATATTGCGTCTGTGGGGGTTACTTACAGAAAAATGTGGTCGGGAATTACAGGCGGACCACAAACAGTTTTGTTATTTGCTGACAAATATTTTGCGAAAAAGAATACAGGCGTTGGTTTCTTTTTGTATGATGACAAAACTGGACCAACAAGTCGTACAGGTGGGGAGTTGAATTTATCCTACAGTGTAAAATTAGGAAGCGATAGCAAGAGATTGATGCTTGGTCTGGCCGGCGAAGTGCTACAATACAAGATCGATAAAGCAGCCATGCAAAATTATATTCCTGACGATCCCTTATTAGCGAGCTCTGGTTCTACTATTAAAGGAGATGCAGCTGCAGGTATATACTATAAATCACCTACATTAAATCTGGGTGTTTCTATAAAAAATATATTACAATCTAAGCTGGAGTTCATCAAAGGTTCCACCAATCCTTCAGGAAAATTATACAGACATTATTATTTTATGGGAAGTTATAACTGGAAAGTTGATGAAGATAATGTGATTGTTCCTAATGCATTGGTGCAATATCTGCCTAATGCTCCTGTAGATGTGCAGGCCGGAGTTAGATTAGAGCATAAAGACCTGCTGTGGGTAGGAGGTAATTATACCTATAAACAATCGTACAGTCTTTTTGCAGGCGTTAAGATCAATCACAAATTAGCGATAGGGTATGGATATGATCAATATAATACACCACTAAGTATTTTCGATAATGGTGGAGATGCTCATGAGATCATGATCAGGTATTTCTTTTTGAAATAA